A single Gammaproteobacteria bacterium DNA region contains:
- a CDS encoding DUF1499 domain-containing protein: protein MKILLYVLVAVFVLIGVYFAALSMSSRKPPELGLLGGQLRACPASPNCVSSETPAGVSFVEPLPVNASVDEAWNKARQALVENGGEIVTEQDDYLHARFVTPLMRYVDDVELRLDADKRVIHIRSASRVGHSDLGANRARVAKIRAAYLTRAGLDG from the coding sequence ATGAAAATACTGCTTTATGTCCTTGTTGCCGTGTTTGTGCTCATCGGTGTGTATTTTGCGGCGCTGTCGATGTCGTCACGTAAACCGCCAGAGCTTGGCCTGCTCGGCGGCCAGTTGCGTGCCTGTCCGGCATCGCCGAATTGCGTGTCGAGTGAGACCCCGGCCGGGGTGTCGTTTGTTGAACCACTGCCGGTGAACGCCTCGGTGGACGAGGCCTGGAACAAGGCCAGACAGGCCCTTGTGGAGAATGGCGGCGAGATCGTTACCGAACAGGACGACTATCTGCATGCCCGGTTTGTGACACCGCTGATGCGCTATGTGGATGATGTGGAATTGAGGCTGGATGCCGATAAACGGGTCATCCATATCCGCTCCGCGTCGCGGGTAGGGCATTCCGACCTGGGAGCGAACCGGGCGCGGGTGGCGAAGATACGCGCGGCATATTTGACTCGTGCCGGTTTAGACGGATAG